The sequence ACAGACACCAAATTCCTCCACCAGGCAATCCAACCCGCAGGAAGAGTCATCAGATAGAATTCAAGGGCACAGATATTTTCAAACGATAACATAGATTAAAAGTGCATAGGattgaatttaaaatggaagaaaaactcCTAGAGAGCATCCTGATCACTCTCCCTGTGAAGAACGCCTCCAttttaggcaaaaaaaaaagaacgtgTTTTAAAAGTGGTCCAAGAGAAGCTGATGGTGTCCCTTGGCCATCTCGCGTTTTGTACGGCAACTGATGGAGTTTTCACTAATGAGCCTTAATGCATCAAGACCGCTGCAAACATCAGGCACTTTGCTATCGAGATGGTGCCTTCACACCGCTCAGCAAACACCGCTCTTCCCTCCGCTGCCCCTGAACAATCCTGAACCTGCTCAACCACGAGCCATCCTGCTAACAGCAGCAGAGACCGCACCTGCTGTCAGCGTAGGGCGTGTGTACCTGGGATGAAAtgctccttttttgtttgaaaattatttccttcagttATTTCAGTGTTCTTTTAAACAGCTATTTGTGTTTCGTGATTTATGACTGTGGCACGGGTGGGCAGTGCTGTGATTTGTGCACGTGCGGAGCCGTTTCCAGAGCTGCTCAGGCTAGCTGCTCACGGGTACCCCATGCCGCAGGTCACCCTGCAAGATGGCTCTGTCACTTCAGTAGGCTTCACTCTTTGAAATGTTCTCCTCGTTAATTGTTCTAAAGCTCTGGGTTTAGTACATATTTTAACACACTACTCTGGTTGTTCACAgacatttgattattttttttctccgtACAAGAGCTACCTGGATCTGTAAGCACCGGGAGCTCTGGAAAGACGGACCGTTTCCTTTTGGGCATCTTCCCGAGCGCTAAAGCGATTCTGAAAAGTTCATCTCACCCGCacagctgaaatacttttgAGGAAACAGCCCTAAATCAGCATACtatttaaaactacttttacTCCACTACCATTGGTTTCAGAGACCTTATCCTGCAAATACAGCAAGAGCTGACTGCAATGgacaaaatgtttccttttcccagctaaaaaaattaaatccttgaTCGGTCCTTTTTAacataagggttttttttcaagttatgTTCTACAAGAACAAATGCTGGATCTTATGTTCACAAATCTTTTGATGCTCAAGTCAGCATCACCCTTTGGATCATACAGTTGTAACAATAACCTCTCAAACAGCTTAGAACATACGCATCTGTTGATAAATCTGGTCTAGTTTATGCAGTCGGAGCACATAAGAATTAAACCTATAAGATGACTTTGATTATATGTCAGAAAGCGCACTGGAGAAAAATCTACTAGCAACCTAGTAGAAATATTCTTCACCATTCAGCTAACAGACCATGCAAAGATTTCATTATTTACCACAGCAGGAGTGACTAAAAGTTATGCAAACAGGTAAATTGCATTAGAGCCTATTTACGGGGCAATCAGCATCCATAAAGAGCCCATAATGTCCTGGAGTGCGCGTGTCAGGCTGAAACATGGAGCACTGATACTACTGACCACCCCACTCAGTAAAAGTTTAACCCACTCTTCCATGCAAGAGCCCCAGTTCAAGAGGTTTCACATCAAAGATGGATTTTAAATACCGTAATTAGCTAACAGCTTACTTCCACAGAGCTGCGTGTGCTACATCGaatttttgcaaagctttgctACTCTGGAGACATTTCTGGGCTTTATTTCCATGGACCGCCTCgatttagaaacatttaaagaaCCGTATTATTATGAAAGGTATAATTTtggctattaaaaatattagacTACTGTATTCAAACGTTGTGGACCACAGAGTGGGGCAGAATTCTCAAAATGCCAGAACATCAGTGAATTTTGAAAAACCACCCTGCTTTTTACAGCATGCAGTATTATGGAAATATGATTAGAGATGTTAACGCTTTTCACCAACCTGGTGCTGTTACAGAAATCCATATGAAACCTTTGAACAGGCTGCATTGGCTTCATGCAAGGACATCAGCgctttaaatttacattttaacagGTCCCTAGGCCGCCACAGCTGACAGCAAACAGTGATCCAGTCCTGAGCACAGGGACATTTCAAACTTGAATTTTAAGTGCCAAAAGCCAGGGTGGCAGAAAGCACGGTACCCTCCTGAAGAAGTCATGGGCACTGCTCCAGCATACAGCCTCCGCACCAGCTCCCCGCTCCTGAACACCGCAGCGGTGGCTCCCGGTTGCGTGGGCATCCCCAAATCCTCCGGCACAGCGAGGAGGGCTGCACGGTGCCACACTGCGATGAGAAACGAACCTTTCTGCCAGGTTTCGACTGTTTTCCAAGAATTACTTTTGTTAAAGCTTCCCCCTCAAACATCAAAaggcactaaaaaaaaaaaatgttaccagTGACAGATTGGCAagatgttgtttaaaaatatatactttctCAATTTAGGTGGAATTTCTCCCATTCCATCCCTATATATCTATCGGAAAAGTATTGCCTCCATTATTTTTCCTACtaactgttaaaaagaaaaattgtccCTTGAACGATATATTCaatgaaaaaatgaacagagtAACATAACACCAAATCCTAACTATAATATTGTATATGAAAtcaagacaataaaaataaaagttaataaaaactGACTAGATGCTTTTGTTCACAATATACCTGCTTAGTGGCATTTTGCTTAGGTAATGATAAatatagtatttaaaaatgcattttaccaACAGTCCCTTTTCAGATTCCTGcgtaaaaatatgtaaaaagcTGGATTAAGTTTGGTCTTTTACTTTGTTCAAGGACACAACATGCGGTTTCTCTTGCAAACAGGCTTTAACCAATACCAGCTATTTCCAACACGCTTGGGGTTTGACTGGGATAACAAGCGCAACAGCGAAAGGTATTTTTACACTGCCGTGGTGTTTTAAGCTCCGTTCTGCGATTAGCCTAGGGTCTAGTTTACTTTAGAAAACCAAAGCGAGTCATTGACTTGCTGCAGGAAACACAAACgccggggcaggagctgccccttCCAGCGGCCAGACATGAAGCTGGATGCCGGTGCTCTGGGTTGGGCACCGAAATACTGAACCACGTGATCTGAGGtagaccaaaaataaaaataatatcacACGTCAAAAGATGAGCAGAAGAATCCATTCCCCAGGGATCTCCGTCAGGCTTTGGAGTCCTCCTGCACACAGAGCTGTGAAATCGTCTTCTTCACACGCAGCGCGGTCAGCCGCGCGGCACCGTTGGCGTACCAGCACTCGCGCATTATCCTGCCCATTACTCGCAGCGCCTgcacagcagaaattaaaagagCAGGTCAGGAATAAAACCGTCGCCccctgcttttaattttttaagtgcaatactggaaaataaaatacaggtcTCTGAAAGGGTAATAGAGCAGCAGCGTCACAAATTCAGACCTGTATTCGAGAGAGTGCAGCACTTGGCGCAAAGACAGTTCTCTCTGTCGGTCtgggagcagaagcagagctaGACATCTGCAACACATTTCAGTTCAGGAGAGGCTGGACATCGAGTTCCCTTTGTCTCACTGAAAAATCCTGtcttaatttaaatatgctttgtaataaactggaaaactgtttttaCCTCACAGCTTTGCCACTGGTTTGGAATATTTGGTCTGAGCTTCTGCTCGCAAACTACCCTTCTCATGTCTTCTATCGAAGGATCAGAAGGCACAACATCATAGTAAGGCAACTGGTATTCCTCAGTGATCCCTAGGAAAGATTTATTGGGTACGTTACACAAAATCCAAAATAGCTGCTCCAGAATAAACTAATTGTTTTTACAGGCAATGAGAGAGAACAGAGGAACGCTTGGGGCCACCTTGAACAACTGCTCCACAGCACGCTTCTACCGCCACGTACTGCCACGATAAATGAgagtgcttttgttttatttaagataAAAGCGGTCTGGACTGCAAAATGGAAAGGCCGGAAACCTCACCTCCAATGGAGCACCTTCGGGCGATCTCCCAGTACACCAGCCCAAGAGAGTACATGTCTGCACGCTTGAAGGACTCGAAGATGTTCATGTTCATCACATCATCAAGTATCTCAGGAGCCATGTACCTTTAAAGCACACAAAGGTCACTTTGCTAGAGGGGGTTCATACAGAAGACTGCCGCCGCATGCCGGGAAGCAGCCGGTCCTGCCGGGAAAAGGGAAACTCCTTTTGACAGTGATCCTTTTGACAGTGAGTGGGAGCAAGAGAGTTGGCCTGGGTGCTGAACACAACGCTGAGAAAGCCCGAGGCAACGCTTTGTGCTGCGCAGAGCAAGCGCTTCCTGTGCACTAAGCCACCTGGAACCCCATCGACAGCCAGGGACGGGTTGCCGGTAGAAACCCAGCACGTGCTCCATCAGAGGCACTggtctgcagctctgctccgcTGCTCACCTCGCCCTCGGCCGCCAACCGCCGTGCTGTCAGAGGCAGGCAGGTCGGAAGAGCAGCGCTGCGGCCGCCTACACCTGCACAGGCCACCTCATGGCGCTGGGAGCGATGCCCTGGCTAGGCCCAGAAGCACGCGGGGCGACCGACGCACCATGTCCACACTGCGGAGCCGCGCTCCAGGTGGGGCAGTGAGCTCTGTCCCAAGCCAGGCTGGCAACCGCCTCCCGCACCACCCAGCGTGAGGTCTGCCAGTGCTCGGCAGCCGccaaaagcagaggggaagTCACCGGTGGAGGAGAGGGCCTGGGGGCTGAGCGGAGCCGTCCCTGCGGGGCAAGTCAGGCCGGCGGCCAACAGCCACCCTCACCCACCTCCTGGTCCCCACCCTGGGGTTCTGGGGAATGTCAATGGTGTTCAGCACCGAGTCGTGCTTCACCGCCAGGCCCAGGTCCGCGATGGCGCAGCTTTCGTTCCTCTTCACTAGGATGTTTTTAGATTTCAGATCTCGGTGCGCGATCGCTGGCTTGCCTGTTCACAGAAACGGAAAGCGCCATCAATTTTGAAAGCAACggtatgaattttaaaataatgagcaAGGAAGCAACAACAGTTTTATGAAACTTTGTTACTATactctgtaaaaaaatattgaaaccTATTTTATATTAAGTAAGGCTCTGCTAAATGCcatcaaataaaaacaaaacttgagGGCATTTTTGTCCAATATCTCTATTTCAGgaatgaaacacaaaaagagaaactttaaGTTCAAGCTCCGAATTCATTCAGAAACTCCTTCGTGAGCGCTCCCCTCTAGCACAGCTGCTCCACAGGCATCCACCACGTAAAGATGTGGAAGGAGGCGCAGACAGCGAAAGCAGGAGGATGATATTCCTATTCTGTTTATACTGCACTACATACACTAATAGCGTTTCCCACAGTACAAcagtttgcaaaatgctttaCTGTACCACATCACCCATAAATGTTTTTGCAAATACCACTGAAGCTCCCTAAAATACCCGAAGGACAACTGGGAGGGAAGCCCTTGCCTTGCGTGCCGACGATCTCCATGTGGAGATGTGCCAGGCCGCTGGCCACCGACAGCGCCAGCTTCACCATGCCCTCCACCGTCACCGTGCCTCTGTTCAGGTAGTCGAACAGCGAGCCTTGCTCATGGTACTCGGAGACGAGCCACAGCTGCGTCCACGTCCCGTTATCTACACGGAGGAAGCAAGATTATTcaagctttattaaaaaaactagCCAGGAAAAGGCTTCCCCGTTTTGTGGCTGGCTCAGGCACGCAAAGGAACAAGTCTGCCGGCCGTCCCACCGGGAAGGAGCTCAGGAGACCTGCGAGGTTCCAAGTGCTGTTTCGGATGGGAGCAGGGGCAGCGACAGCCATTTCAGGACAAGCGCCCAGGATTCACGCAACTGGCAGCATACCCTTGTTGTCGGCAGCAATAAAGCCCAGGATATTTTCGTGTCTCAGCATGACTGTCTGATAAATTTCTGCCTCCCGAAACCAGGACCGCTCATCTCTGGAGGAGAAGATTTTCACAGCTACATCTTCCCCGCACCATTTTCCCCGCCAGACTTCGCCAAATCGGCCTTTTCCTACAATTTCCTGCAGGACAATAGTCCTCGCGATTGTTCTTTGCACAAGCAGAGGTAAACCTAGTGCAAAAAGGAGAGATGGGTATTTGTGAAATAGTTCAGCAGTGATCTTTAAACCCCAAAGCTGGACATATCCAGTGAGTTGTACTCATGACTTTGCTTTCATAGACTATGCGGGCCcaaactaataaaataaataaaaattttaaataaatagataatttaaaaaaaattatcatagtcatttcattttgttttgctagcCATAAACCCCTGGTTCATCTGATTTGACACTGTATTTGTTTGGGacttaaaacaaagaaatttgtttatttggtttacTTTTAAATCAAGACAACCTTGCTTTTAACAGAGCAAAATaatcagcaagaaaaaattatagTTTGAAGGACAGCTTATTCAAATTTATTCaacttttccttccagtttccTCGTCAGAGCCCCCACACCCCCTTCACACGGGCTGGTCCTGCTGCCCGCAGCGCAGAAAACTCCCCGTTTGGCTGAAATGGGAACAAACTGGGGGTGCACATGGGGCTCAGCCTGCCTCCACTGTGGGTCGGCACAAGTAACGCCCTGCTCTTAGCTCAGGGATGGCTACGAACAGGTACAGCTTCAGGGTAAGCAGGCCGAAGTCTGCTCATTCTACCTGTGAAAAACCATCAGGGAAGTACCCTAAATTCATCCTGACAGGCATGTAGTTcgtggaaaataaattaaattaagcaccatttataaatttttcatttataaataaaagtaagCATGATTTAGGTCTTTTTCAAGTAAATAAAAGTTCTAGTGACAGAAAGTTGGGCTTTACACACTGATGTGCCGCCAGCCTGACAAGCCTGAATTTCAATAGCAACGGAGGCATCGCAGTAGATAGAGTatcagaaatgggaaaaatattttaaaagttggtgTTCTGCTCAAAACAAGAATTTAGAGTAACGTTATTTTGGCACTGCTATCAAAACGTCAGGAGTGGCATCCTGACTCATCAGTTAAATTCCGTACCTTTTATTATCAGTTACGCCACATCAGCCAgcagtgttttgtttcacaCTTGAAACCGACTTCTGAATTAACATTTTGGACTCTTCCATTCAAACAAAGAATCGACCTTGTGTAATTTGACAGAAAAAGGGCAAACAAAGCCCTGTTGCCGCCGTAAGGCGTGGCCAAGCGTATTGGCACAAAACCTCCCTTGACATACGACCCGTCACCGGTGTAAGAGCCTCTGAGGTCAGACCCCCACCTGCACCCTCTGCCCGGCGGCCAACTTTCATCGCCCTACAAGCAAGGTGGCATGTTTGCCTTTGGTTTAAGTATCAAGAACATTTGCTCCAAAAGTTGGCGGCAAAGGCATGGCAGCTGCGCCGAGGGCGATGGGCAGGGCAGCTGGGCAGCCCTCACCTACCAGAGCCAGAGCCGGAGGTCGTCATGTCGTAGATGAGATCCTTCAGCGTCTTCCCAGAGTTCACCAGGTTGCACTCGGAGAGGGGCTCCTCCACGTTGGGTTGCTTCGCCCTGCGGCGAGCACAGCGCCGGGCCTGGCAGGTGCATGCTGCCAGCACCACCGCAAGGGACAGGATGCAGACCGGCACCGCCACTGTCACCGCCAGCACCACGGGTCCCGCGCTGGCTTTGCCGGGCGACTCCGACGCTTTCAGAAGACACAAGGAGAGCggggtggaggggaaaagaCAGTAAGTGAcggggctgcagagcagacgACATATTAAGAATTAATGATCTCCAGAGTCGTCCTGACCAGGACTGGCAGCAGCGAGACAGACCACACTTCCATAAGTTACGGAGTCTTTTCCCCCCACACCTTTCTGCGGGTACCTTGGGCTCAGGTCAGCACTGCGATCACCATCAACACCACCAGCAGTTCCTCAAGGAATCACCGGCAGAGATGTTCGGTGGTGCGTGGCTGGCTGGTAAGGTGCCGTACAGACCATCGCCGCACCTGCCCCGGAACAGCCCCAGGAAAGCTCCTCAGACATGCTGACACGTCACCCTGCCTGCAGGGGCCTGGCCAGTTGTATCTCCACGTAGCTGGCACTAAACCCAGGCAGACAACAGCACAACGCATCCCAGCCgccagcttctccagctggTCCCAGCCCACCGTTCAGCACCGTTCACGACAGCAGACACCTGAACAACACTTCCTTGTAACTGCAGTTCCAAAACCGCAGCAGGGACCCTACAGAGCACGCCGTTTTAATCTGTTCGTGTTGGCAAAATGCTGTTCATCTGCAGTTAGCCGATTCCCCGGCTCCCTGCGGCAGCGGGTGAAGAGACAGGGCCAGCAAGCTCACCGCAGAGCCCGACTGAGATGCCCGCCAGCACGCCCACCGCCCCGACAGACGGCAACTGGCGTTTGGTGCACGGTACCACGGGTGGCAGCTCCGTGCGCGGGTAATCGGCGTTCAGAGAGACACTCCTTACCGGCTTTACACCCTGTGGGTACAGTGCCCTTCCCACACTTGACAGTTTTGCGTATAAATTTCTCAGCACACTGtctctgctgaaaataaatccttgGAAAAAACTGATTTCCTAACGCTTAACGCATACAGGAATACAAAGTTCTAGTAAATGAGGCATTAAAAGGACTCCTAAGACAGACCACTTTTGGAACTTGTGTTCACAAAGCTGTATTTCACAAGGGTCAAGAAATGGGACTGTCCTAGATAGTGAATTTAAAACTATAGCGGTAAAAAATATATCAGGAAGCTACAGGAATACATTATTAAGGTGTTTACTTGCATATGTACACTAATCCCTTAATGCCCCCAAAATTGTAAATaagcttaaaacaaaaccaatcaaCCAACGCACCCCtcccaaaaaataaaacaaaacacaaacacgACCCAAAACCCCTCAACGCTCAGAATCACGAGTACCAAACAGGGGGTCTAAAGGCCACGGAAGACCAAAGGATGCAAAGTCACCCCTTAGCcgctgagaaaagaaaaagcccccCTCTCCCTTTAGGCAAATGCTGAGCACTGTGTGCGCTGTAATTGGAATTTTGATGGTAACCAAGACCTCAAGTTACTTCAGTGACTTCCTCCAGCCCACGGTACAAGCCACGTACCCCACGGCTCGGCAGCGCCAGGAGCAAAGGGAGCTGTGCAGAGTTCACctgttccttctccttctcttcatTCTAGCACTATGTGCTTTAACTACGCGAGAAAAGCCAACAGCAGAAGGGCGTAACAGCATGTCTATTCACAGCGCAGATTCAAACCATTCCGAAAACAAAGGTGTTCTGTCTTGCCACAGGCTTTTCCTTTAACAGACTTCAGTAGGACACTGGAGGGGTTATCGGGTAGATTTGCAGGCAGGATCCCTccttgcagctgctgcctgttaCCCGGCACACTGATCTCCCACGCCGTGTTTCGCTACGCTTGCACCCACAGAGGCTTCCCCCAACGCAGGTATGAAGTGCAGGAGGGACGTATCCTCTGTCACATCAACTTTGGCACGGCGACAAACGGGTAACAAGATACTTACTATAAAACGTTCCTTCCACCAACTGCTGAAAAACAGCGTAACATGCAATGAACACAAGATAAAACTTTATTGTTCTTCAGCTGGTGCAAACAGtaccaaaaggaaaacattcgGGAAGCTCTGAACGGCAAAAGCCGCACCAGTGGGAAGAGAGACTTGGACGGGCGTCTTCACAGACTGGCACACGAGCTCCGTGCCCTGAACCGGAGCAGCAATTTTCCCCGCTGTATGAAAGCGGTCCTACAGGAAAATACGCACTCCCAGCAGCGAGCGATCTTAAGCACCTGCAGAGCCGGGGGTGCTGCA is a genomic window of Balearica regulorum gibbericeps isolate bBalReg1 chromosome 6, bBalReg1.pri, whole genome shotgun sequence containing:
- the ACVR1C gene encoding activin receptor type-1C isoform X2, whose protein sequence is MLTNGREEVIKSCVSLPELNAQVFCHSSKNITKTECCYTDFCNNITLRLPVASESPGKASAGPVVLAVTVAVPVCILSLAVVLAACTCQARRCARRRAKQPNVEEPLSECNLVNSGKTLKDLIYDMTTSGSGSGLPLLVQRTIARTIVLQEIVGKGRFGEVWRGKWCGEDVAVKIFSSRDERSWFREAEIYQTVMLRHENILGFIAADNKDNGTWTQLWLVSEYHEQGSLFDYLNRGTVTVEGMVKLALSVASGLAHLHMEIVGTQGKPAIAHRDLKSKNILVKRNESCAIADLGLAVKHDSVLNTIDIPQNPRVGTRRYMAPEILDDVMNMNIFESFKRADMYSLGLVYWEIARRCSIGGITEEYQLPYYDVVPSDPSIEDMRRVVCEQKLRPNIPNQWQSCEALRVMGRIMRECWYANGAARLTALRVKKTISQLCVQEDSKA
- the ACVR1C gene encoding activin receptor type-1C isoform X1, with translation MWRAPSSALRVALPLLGAAVSLCAGLKCVCQLCEHTNFTCQTEGACWASVMLTNGREEVIKSCVSLPELNAQVFCHSSKNITKTECCYTDFCNNITLRLPVASESPGKASAGPVVLAVTVAVPVCILSLAVVLAACTCQARRCARRRAKQPNVEEPLSECNLVNSGKTLKDLIYDMTTSGSGSGLPLLVQRTIARTIVLQEIVGKGRFGEVWRGKWCGEDVAVKIFSSRDERSWFREAEIYQTVMLRHENILGFIAADNKDNGTWTQLWLVSEYHEQGSLFDYLNRGTVTVEGMVKLALSVASGLAHLHMEIVGTQGKPAIAHRDLKSKNILVKRNESCAIADLGLAVKHDSVLNTIDIPQNPRVGTRRYMAPEILDDVMNMNIFESFKRADMYSLGLVYWEIARRCSIGGITEEYQLPYYDVVPSDPSIEDMRRVVCEQKLRPNIPNQWQSCEALRVMGRIMRECWYANGAARLTALRVKKTISQLCVQEDSKA